ACCTGCATGCCACGGCTTTTCAGGGCCTGGGCAATCACATGCGCCGTCGCCTCGCCTTCGGCGGTGAAATTGGTTGCAAGGATGACTTCCTGCACTTCGCGCAAAGCAGCCGGCAGCGGCTGGCCGTGCTCGTCCTTGGGAACGGCGCGGTCAAACAGCTTTTGCAGGCCGATGTCGTTGGGCCCCACGCCATCGAGCGGACTGAGCTTGCCCATGAGCACGAAATACAGCCCCCGGTAGGCCAGGGTTCGCTCCAGCGCCGCCTGGTCGGCGGGGGTTTCGACCACGCACAGCTTGCTGCGGTCGCGCTGGGGGTTGGCGCAGGTCACGCACACCTCCTGCTCGGTCAGGGTGTTGCACAAGGAGCAATGCCGGATGCTCTGGACCGCGTGCTCCAGCGCGCGCGCGATCTGCAAGGCCCCCGGCTTGTCGTGCTGCAGCAGGTGAAACGCCATGCGCGCAGCCGACTTCGCGCCCACGCCCGGCAGCTTGCGCAATGCCTGGGTCAGGCCGTCAAGGGCATTGGAATCTGCCACTGTGCTCGATTGCCGGAAAAGCTTTGGACTAGAAAGGAAACTTCATGCCGCCGGGAAGGGCCGGCATTTTCGCGGTGAGGTTGCCCATTTTTTCCTGGCTGACTTCCTCGGCCTTGCGCACGGCGGCATTGAAGGCGGCGGCCACGAGGTCTTCGAGCATGTCCTTGTCTTCCGTCAGCAGGCTGGGGTCGATCTCGATGCGCTTGACATCGTGCTTGCAGGTCATGGTGACTTTCACCAGGCCGGCGCCGGCGTCGGCAGTGACTTCGACAAAAGCCAGGTCGTCCTGGGCTTTCTTGACGCTTTCCTGCATCGCCTGCGCCTGTTTCATGAGGCCTGCGAGTTGTCCTTTGTTAAACATGTTTTTTTCCTTTAAAGATGGGTTGCTGAAAACTGTCGTTGATCATATCGGCTCGGTGCCCGCAAACCCGGCCCGGTTCAGGGTGAAACGCTCTTGATGCTGCCCGGAACAATCCGGGCGCCCCAGTCGCGGATCATGTCCTGCACGAAGGGATCATTTTGAATCAAGGCCTCGGCGGCGCGCTGACGCTCGGCCAGTGCGGCGCCGTTGCGACGTGCCGGGGTGTCGGTCACGGGTCCGACTTCCACGGTGAGCTGAAGGGCCGGATCGGCCAGCGCCATCTGAAGCGCAAGCTGCAGCTTTTCACGCGCGGCAGGCTGGCTCAATGACTCGCGCTCGACGCGCAAGGT
This DNA window, taken from Polaromonas hydrogenivorans, encodes the following:
- the recR gene encoding recombination mediator RecR, with the translated sequence MADSNALDGLTQALRKLPGVGAKSAARMAFHLLQHDKPGALQIARALEHAVQSIRHCSLCNTLTEQEVCVTCANPQRDRSKLCVVETPADQAALERTLAYRGLYFVLMGKLSPLDGVGPNDIGLQKLFDRAVPKDEHGQPLPAALREVQEVILATNFTAEGEATAHVIAQALKSRGMQVTRLARGVPVGSELEYVDLGTIAHALTDRR
- a CDS encoding YbaB/EbfC family nucleoid-associated protein is translated as MFNKGQLAGLMKQAQAMQESVKKAQDDLAFVEVTADAGAGLVKVTMTCKHDVKRIEIDPSLLTEDKDMLEDLVAAAFNAAVRKAEEVSQEKMGNLTAKMPALPGGMKFPF